From the Rhodanobacter soli genome, one window contains:
- a CDS encoding DUF2231 domain-containing protein, giving the protein MRHPLHPALVHFPIACWSLATAADLASLAWGEPAWRFAGILLLAGIGFSIPAMLAGLLELAKVDGDNPAIKDVNRHMIMVMGALACYVASLFLRLHGTHFVEPGLLAIGLSVLGFLCLGVAGWLGGKLVYGHRLGVSPLPPV; this is encoded by the coding sequence ATGCGCCATCCGCTGCATCCGGCCCTGGTGCATTTCCCGATCGCCTGCTGGTCGCTGGCCACCGCGGCGGATCTTGCCAGCCTGGCCTGGGGCGAACCGGCGTGGCGCTTTGCCGGCATCCTGCTGCTGGCGGGGATCGGCTTCTCGATTCCCGCCATGCTGGCCGGCCTGCTCGAACTGGCCAAGGTCGACGGGGACAACCCGGCGATCAAGGACGTCAACCGGCACATGATCATGGTGATGGGCGCGCTGGCCTGCTACGTGGCCAGCCTGTTCCTGCGCCTGCACGGCACGCATTTCGTCGAGCCGGGCCTGCTGGCGATCGGGCTGAGCGTGCTGGGCTTCCTGTGCCTGGGCGTGGCCGGCTGGCTGGGCGGCAAGCTGGTGTACGGACACCGGCTCGGCGTCAGCCCGCTGCCGCCTGTTTAG
- a CDS encoding DNA-3-methyladenine glycosylase family protein: protein MPADAATFLAAVDSDWARLVAQVGPCGHEPKPAREPYEALVRAVAYQQLHVKAGDAILARLLALHPQQAFPSPAQLRDADFDAMRACGFSARKIETIRGIAAATLDGVVPDLATALRLPDEGLIARLSALKGIGRWTVEMFLIYSLDRPDILPADDFGVREGYRLLKSLDTAPAPKALAAIGAAWSPHRTAAAWYLWRVPRPSKAKAKQAAAG from the coding sequence GTGCCAGCTGACGCAGCGACCTTTTTAGCCGCGGTCGATTCTGACTGGGCACGCCTGGTGGCGCAGGTCGGTCCATGTGGCCACGAACCGAAACCGGCGCGCGAGCCGTACGAGGCGCTGGTTCGTGCGGTGGCTTACCAGCAACTGCATGTGAAGGCCGGCGACGCGATCCTGGCGCGACTGCTGGCCTTGCATCCGCAGCAGGCGTTTCCGTCGCCGGCGCAATTGCGCGATGCCGACTTCGACGCCATGCGCGCGTGCGGTTTTTCGGCGCGCAAGATCGAGACGATTCGCGGCATCGCCGCGGCCACGCTGGATGGTGTGGTGCCGGACCTGGCGACGGCCCTGAGGCTACCCGATGAGGGACTGATCGCCCGGCTCAGTGCGTTGAAAGGCATCGGTCGCTGGACCGTGGAGATGTTCCTGATCTACAGCCTGGATCGGCCCGACATCCTGCCGGCAGACGACTTCGGCGTGCGCGAGGGCTACCGCCTGTTGAAGTCGCTGGACACGGCGCCCGCACCGAAGGCGCTGGCGGCGATCGGCGCGGCCTGGAGCCCGCATCGCACCGCAGCCGCCTGGTATCTGTGGCGCGTGCCGCGGCCGTCGAAAGCGAAGGCTAAACAGGCGGCAGCGGGCTGA
- the alkB gene encoding DNA oxidative demethylase AlkB, producing MITADLFAAALAPVRQDESLCEGAMVLRGFALASEAALLQALDVIVAQAPFRHLVTPGGFRMSVAMTNAGPLGWVSDRRGYRYDPIDPDSGKPWPSMPAAFLRLAAEAAAYAGFAGFVPDACLINRYEAGTRLSLHQDRDEHDLGQPIVSVSLGIPAVFLFGGLQRSDRAQRVPLAHGDVVVWGGPARLRYHGVLPLKPNHHDVLGDCRINLTFRRAS from the coding sequence ATGATCACCGCCGACCTGTTCGCCGCCGCACTCGCGCCTGTCCGCCAGGACGAGTCGCTATGCGAAGGCGCGATGGTATTGCGCGGGTTTGCCCTGGCCAGCGAGGCGGCGTTGCTGCAGGCGCTCGATGTGATCGTGGCGCAGGCGCCGTTCCGCCACCTGGTCACGCCTGGCGGTTTCCGCATGTCGGTGGCGATGACCAATGCGGGGCCGCTGGGTTGGGTCAGCGACCGCCGCGGTTACCGCTACGACCCGATCGATCCGGACAGCGGCAAGCCATGGCCGTCGATGCCGGCGGCCTTCCTGCGCCTGGCTGCTGAGGCCGCGGCGTACGCTGGTTTCGCCGGCTTCGTGCCGGATGCCTGCCTGATCAACCGCTACGAAGCGGGTACCCGGCTGAGCCTGCACCAGGACCGCGACGAACACGACCTGGGCCAGCCGATCGTGTCGGTCTCGCTGGGCATTCCAGCGGTGTTCCTGTTCGGCGGCTTGCAGCGCTCGGATCGTGCGCAACGGGTGCCGCTGGCGCATGGCGACGTGGTCGTATGGGGTGGCCCGGCCCGGCTGCGCTATCACGGCGTACTGCCGCTGAAGCCGAACCACCATGATGTACTGGGCGACTGCCGCATCAACCTGACATTTCGCCGTGCCAGCTGA
- a CDS encoding 2OG-Fe(II) oxygenase, with the protein MNAQWRAVARPDARLQAYDWAGLADELDAHGCAMLEALLSPKECMALARLYADDGRFRSRVVMGRHGFGRGEYRYFDYPLPDVVAELRGAAYPLLVPIANRWNASMGLAVRYPASHAEFIERCHAAGQRRPTPLLLQYGADDYNCLHQDLYGEHVFPLQLAILLSEPGRDFSGGEFVLTEQRPRMQSRVEVVPLRQGDAVLFAVHQRPVQGTRGSYRVNMRHGVSRVRSGHRHTLGIIFHDAT; encoded by the coding sequence ATGAATGCGCAGTGGCGTGCCGTCGCCCGACCCGATGCGCGGCTGCAGGCATACGACTGGGCCGGCCTCGCCGACGAACTCGACGCACACGGCTGCGCGATGCTGGAAGCCCTGCTGTCGCCAAAGGAGTGCATGGCGCTGGCTCGGCTGTACGCGGACGATGGGCGGTTCCGCAGCCGCGTGGTGATGGGCCGCCACGGTTTCGGCCGTGGCGAGTACCGCTACTTCGACTACCCGCTGCCCGACGTGGTGGCCGAGCTGCGCGGCGCGGCCTACCCGCTGCTGGTGCCGATCGCGAACCGCTGGAACGCGTCGATGGGGCTGGCCGTGCGCTACCCCGCCTCGCATGCCGAATTCATCGAACGCTGCCATGCCGCCGGCCAGCGGCGCCCTACCCCGTTGTTGCTGCAGTACGGCGCGGACGACTACAACTGCCTGCACCAGGACCTGTACGGCGAGCATGTGTTTCCGTTGCAGCTGGCGATCCTGCTGTCCGAACCGGGGCGCGATTTCAGCGGCGGCGAATTCGTGCTGACCGAGCAGCGCCCGCGCATGCAGTCGCGCGTCGAAGTGGTGCCACTGCGCCAGGGCGACGCGGTGCTGTTCGCGGTGCACCAGCGGCCGGTGCAAGGTACGCGCGGCAGCTACCGGGTGAATATGCGCCACGGTGTCAGCCGCGTGCGCAGCGGCCATCGCCACACGCTTGGCATCATCTTCCACGACGCCACATGA
- the ada gene encoding bifunctional DNA-binding transcriptional regulator/O6-methylguanine-DNA methyltransferase Ada — MKTFDKQAALATTIADPRWAAVQARDARADGSFFYSVRTTGVYCRPSCAARPARPENVAFHATAAEAERAGFRPCKRCRPDQSSLAEQHAAMVTAACRAIEQAETTPTLEQLAKPTGLSPFHFHRVFKAVTGVTPKQYATAHRSRRVRSELGRSASVTEAIFEAGYNASSRFYETANQVLGMTPSSYRAGGADSEIRFAIGECSLGAILVAQSERGVCAILLGDDPDALARDLQDRFPKARLIGGDHDYEQLVAQVVGFIEAPAIGLDLPLDVRGTAFQQRVWRALREIPAGSTVSYGEIARRIGSPKAMRAVAQACASNLLAVAIPCHRVVRNDGGLSGYRWGVQRKRALLDREAQA, encoded by the coding sequence ATGAAGACTTTCGACAAACAGGCTGCACTTGCCACCACCATCGCCGACCCGCGCTGGGCCGCGGTGCAGGCGCGCGACGCGCGTGCCGACGGCAGCTTCTTCTATTCGGTGCGGACCACCGGCGTGTACTGCCGGCCATCCTGCGCGGCGCGCCCGGCCCGGCCGGAGAACGTGGCGTTCCACGCCACCGCTGCCGAGGCGGAACGCGCCGGCTTTCGCCCCTGCAAGCGCTGCCGGCCCGACCAGTCATCGCTGGCGGAGCAGCATGCGGCGATGGTGACCGCCGCCTGCCGCGCGATCGAGCAGGCCGAGACGACGCCTACCCTCGAACAGCTGGCGAAACCGACCGGGCTCAGCCCGTTCCACTTCCACCGCGTATTCAAGGCCGTCACTGGCGTGACCCCGAAGCAGTACGCCACGGCGCATCGCAGCCGTCGCGTGCGCAGCGAGCTGGGGCGCAGTGCCTCGGTGACCGAGGCGATCTTCGAGGCCGGTTACAACGCCAGCAGTCGCTTCTATGAAACCGCCAATCAGGTGCTGGGCATGACACCTTCCAGCTATCGCGCCGGCGGCGCCGACAGCGAGATCCGCTTCGCCATCGGCGAATGCTCGCTGGGTGCGATCCTGGTGGCGCAGAGCGAACGCGGCGTGTGCGCGATCCTGCTCGGCGACGATCCGGACGCGCTGGCGCGCGACCTGCAGGATCGCTTCCCCAAGGCCAGGCTGATCGGCGGCGACCACGACTACGAGCAACTGGTGGCGCAGGTAGTCGGCTTCATCGAGGCGCCGGCGATTGGCCTTGACCTGCCGCTGGACGTGCGCGGCACCGCGTTCCAACAGCGCGTGTGGCGGGCGCTGCGCGAGATCCCCGCCGGCAGCACGGTCAGCTACGGCGAGATCGCGCGGCGTATCGGCTCGCCCAAGGCCATGCGGGCCGTGGCGCAGGCCTGCGCCAGCAACCTGCTGGCGGTGGCGATCCCGTGCCATCGCGTGGTGCGCAACGACGGCGGCCTGTCCGGCTACCGCTGGGGCGTGCAGCGCAAGCGTGCCTTGCTGGATCGCGAGGCGCAGGCATGA